A single window of Chloracidobacterium sp. DNA harbors:
- a CDS encoding phenylalanine 4-monooxygenase, producing MLTDTISPVVADIELENFRVSDEDLPEFCDLKFENINELHIDHPGANDAGYRERRDYIASCAKSFRETGEITDVDYNPREQRVWRYVAEELEELQQQYASPFYLRAKKDLGIGTDQIPQLSEMNRRLKELTGFRLAPIEGLVETRGFLSWLSYRVMLCTQYIRHHSQPAYTPEPDIVHEAIGHIPMFTNPDFADFSQFIGHGARIATDEQLEQLGRLYWFTVEFGLVEHEGDIKAYGAGLLSSFGELEHAFSDRVERRPFDLVQVINHEYNYSDMQPVLYVVPSYAELKDVTRKYIEGFGK from the coding sequence TGCTGACAGATACTATTTCGCCCGTCGTCGCCGATATCGAACTTGAGAATTTTCGCGTTTCGGACGAGGACCTACCTGAGTTTTGCGATCTGAAATTCGAGAATATCAATGAACTGCATATCGACCATCCGGGTGCGAATGACGCCGGATATCGTGAGCGCCGCGACTACATCGCAAGTTGCGCCAAGAGCTTTCGCGAGACGGGCGAGATAACGGACGTTGACTACAACCCCCGCGAACAGCGTGTCTGGCGGTACGTCGCCGAGGAACTCGAGGAACTGCAGCAGCAGTACGCCTCGCCATTTTACCTACGGGCTAAGAAGGATCTCGGCATCGGAACCGACCAAATACCTCAGTTGTCGGAAATGAACCGACGTCTGAAGGAACTGACCGGATTTCGCCTTGCACCGATCGAAGGACTGGTCGAAACTCGCGGATTCCTTTCGTGGCTCTCGTACCGCGTTATGCTCTGCACGCAGTACATTCGCCACCATTCGCAACCCGCATACACGCCCGAGCCGGACATCGTCCACGAAGCTATCGGTCATATCCCAATGTTTACGAATCCGGATTTTGCTGATTTTTCGCAGTTCATCGGCCACGGAGCACGTATCGCGACGGATGAGCAGCTCGAACAACTCGGCCGCCTATACTGGTTCACCGTCGAATTTGGCCTCGTCGAACACGAGGGCGATATCAAGGCATACGGCGCCGGTCTATTATCAAGCTTTGGCGAACTGGAGCACGCCTTTAGTGACCGCGTGGAACGGCGCCCGTTCGACCTCGTGCAGGTGATCAACCACGAATATAACTACAGCGATATGCAACCAGTGTTGTACGTCGTTCCGTCATACGCGGAGTTGAAAGACGTCACGAGGAAATATATTGAGGGCTTTGGAAAATAA
- a CDS encoding helix-turn-helix transcriptional regulator, with amino-acid sequence MLKKGDIRTLDEFADEKFGKVGTPGRDQVEQGFEEFKLGFMIQEARRKKGLTQQELADKCGTNKAYISRVENDIKDVRLSTLRKIIETGLGGELELAIKL; translated from the coding sequence ATGCTGAAAAAGGGTGACATTAGAACGCTTGATGAGTTTGCCGATGAGAAATTCGGAAAGGTCGGCACGCCCGGACGAGACCAAGTCGAACAAGGGTTTGAGGAATTCAAACTCGGCTTTATGATCCAGGAAGCCCGCAGGAAGAAAGGGTTGACCCAACAGGAACTAGCAGATAAATGTGGTACGAACAAGGCTTATATTTCACGTGTGGAGAACGATATTAAAGACGTCCGGCTTTCAACGCTCAGAAAGATCATCGAAACGGGACTGGGTGGCGAGTTGGAATTGGCTATAAAGCTTTAG
- a CDS encoding WG repeat-containing protein produces MPFAIAQENDDDDPLLVRVDGKIGYIDRSGKIVIEPQFEQANEFKYGLAPVSVGNKWGFIDRRGEFAIDPIFDWIYWTGFNEGICPAGINGKKGGIDINGKFVIEPKYEMALKFADGLMPVQLTKAEGDYFEKWIYVDAKGQQSIDKEFFHAGSFVEGRTFVSVGFDEWALIDKSGKEVTKRHFDSNDPWNVFAEGLTAVKVKKKWGYIDRSGKFIIKPRFDNADNFSEGLAVVTVGCYDGYIDKSGKFVIPPRFETAGKFSGGLAAVAPEGDIPWSHKFEIKGKSYAMCGAGLGSNAPQGYIDKTGRMVIEPKFGRGFPFSNGIAMVSFDEPPDVLLAIGKRGYIDRTGNYIWQPTK; encoded by the coding sequence GTGCCATTCGCGATTGCACAGGAGAATGATGACGACGACCCGTTGTTAGTCAGAGTTGACGGAAAAATTGGATACATAGACCGGAGCGGCAAAATCGTTATCGAACCTCAGTTTGAGCAGGCAAACGAATTCAAATACGGTTTGGCTCCGGTTAGCGTTGGTAACAAATGGGGGTTTATTGATCGACGAGGAGAATTTGCTATCGATCCCATTTTTGATTGGATCTATTGGACCGGATTCAATGAGGGCATTTGTCCTGCCGGCATAAATGGTAAGAAAGGTGGCATTGACATAAACGGAAAATTTGTTATTGAGCCAAAATATGAAATGGCTCTTAAATTTGCTGACGGATTGATGCCAGTGCAATTAACTAAAGCCGAGGGCGACTATTTTGAGAAATGGATTTACGTCGATGCAAAGGGGCAACAATCGATCGATAAAGAATTCTTTCATGCGGGTTCCTTTGTCGAGGGTCGTACTTTTGTAAGTGTTGGTTTTGATGAGTGGGCGTTGATAGACAAGAGCGGAAAGGAAGTTACTAAGCGACACTTCGATAGCAATGATCCTTGGAATGTTTTTGCCGAGGGACTTACGGCCGTAAAAGTGAAAAAGAAGTGGGGATATATAGACCGCTCCGGCAAATTCATTATAAAACCTAGATTCGACAATGCCGACAATTTTTCTGAGGGTTTGGCGGTCGTTACCGTTGGGTGTTATGACGGTTATATCGACAAAAGTGGGAAGTTTGTCATCCCGCCCAGGTTTGAAACCGCTGGGAAATTTTCGGGCGGCTTAGCCGCAGTTGCTCCTGAAGGCGATATACCGTGGAGCCACAAATTTGAGATTAAAGGAAAGTCGTATGCAATGTGTGGGGCGGGCCTGGGTTCAAACGCGCCACAAGGTTATATCGACAAAACAGGACGAATGGTCATAGAACCAAAATTCGGTCGTGGTTTTCCGTTCTCGAATGGAATCGCAATGGTCTCGTTTGACGAACCGCCCGACGTTCTCCTGGCGATAGGTAAAAGAGGCTACATTGACCGAACAGGCAATTATATTTGGCAGCCAACAAAGTAA
- the hppD gene encoding 4-hydroxyphenylpyruvate dioxygenase, whose amino-acid sequence MTTQNPLGLKKIHHVEFYVGNAKQAEFYYRKAFGFSRAAYSGLETGNRETTSYLMRQSNINFLLTTPLSPEHPAAEHIKVHGDGVRDIAFYVEDADHAFNEAVKRGATPVTEPHDMTDENGSIRHAAIATYGDTIHSFISYNTDNGHNYNGVFLPGFTAQDVAGSPTGIMLVDHIVGNVELGKMTHWCDFYRDVMGFFRYITFDDNDISTEYSSLMSIVMSDGQHNIKFPINEPASGKGGKSQIQEYIDFYRSAGAQHIALLCRDVRATVTTLQENGVEFLTIPDSYYDDLLDRVGPIDEDLESLKKLGILVDRDDEGYLLQIFTKPVEDRPTVFYEILQRKGCKGFGKGNFKALFVSIEEEQRRRGNL is encoded by the coding sequence ATGACAACACAAAATCCATTAGGGCTAAAGAAGATACATCACGTTGAGTTTTACGTTGGGAATGCGAAGCAGGCGGAGTTTTATTACCGCAAGGCATTCGGGTTTTCGCGGGCGGCGTATTCGGGGCTTGAGACCGGTAATCGTGAGACGACTAGCTATCTGATGCGGCAGTCGAATATCAACTTTTTACTCACAACACCGCTCTCGCCGGAGCATCCGGCGGCGGAGCATATCAAGGTGCACGGCGACGGCGTTCGCGATATTGCGTTTTACGTCGAGGACGCCGATCACGCATTTAACGAGGCCGTAAAACGCGGAGCGACGCCCGTAACTGAGCCGCACGATATGACGGACGAGAATGGCTCGATCCGCCACGCTGCGATCGCGACCTATGGCGACACGATACACTCATTCATCTCGTATAACACGGACAACGGTCACAATTACAACGGTGTTTTCCTTCCCGGATTCACTGCTCAGGATGTCGCGGGCTCACCGACCGGCATAATGCTGGTCGATCACATCGTGGGCAACGTCGAGCTGGGCAAGATGACCCACTGGTGCGACTTTTACCGCGATGTGATGGGCTTTTTCCGCTATATCACGTTCGACGATAACGACATCTCGACCGAATATTCGTCATTGATGTCGATCGTTATGTCGGACGGCCAGCATAATATCAAGTTTCCGATCAACGAGCCGGCATCGGGCAAGGGCGGCAAATCGCAGATCCAGGAGTACATCGATTTTTATCGTTCGGCAGGCGCCCAGCATATCGCATTGCTATGTCGGGACGTTCGAGCGACGGTCACAACACTTCAGGAGAATGGCGTTGAATTCCTGACCATACCTGACTCGTATTACGATGATTTGCTGGATCGTGTCGGCCCCATCGACGAAGACCTCGAAAGCCTCAAGAAACTCGGCATCCTCGTTGACCGCGACGACGAAGGCTACCTGCTCCAGATATTCACAAAGCCCGTCGAGGATCGTCCGACTGTGTTCTACGAGATTCTGCAACGAAAGGGCTGCAAAGGCTTTGGCAAGGGCAACTTCAAGGCATTGTTCGTCTCGATCGAGGAAGAGCAGAGGCGACGGGGAAATTTGTGA
- a CDS encoding PD40 domain-containing protein — protein MNILNKRILSLIAIVLFVCLATQAQPPEFKRTADPNYSPDGKFIVYSASISKGSDEVSKGLSIMSADGTKIKSLTPNVNDLFDGFPAFSPDGKRIVFLRGIGKAYPDVWVINSDGSGLKQLTKTKENELRPEFNHDGTGVVFVRNVSRSWSSEYGSLHSIDLTSFTEQQILASDYQVTHAVPTSRGLYLVAMAKFDATGKPDRAAKGNQITLVSPTGEVSPKAPVALPDGNPIITRIQTTRVGEFKIYATGDGKWPERVAFLITPKIVEKLEDCECSMSPDGAKLITSGNGSMINVKGIREARGVTIGTK, from the coding sequence ATGAATATATTGAACAAACGTATTCTGTCGTTAATTGCAATCGTTCTTTTTGTGTGCTTGGCTACACAGGCCCAGCCGCCGGAATTCAAAAGGACGGCCGACCCGAATTATAGTCCCGACGGCAAGTTCATTGTCTATTCGGCAAGTATCTCGAAAGGGAGCGATGAGGTTTCAAAAGGTCTGAGCATAATGTCGGCCGATGGCACGAAGATCAAGTCCTTGACGCCAAATGTTAATGATCTGTTTGACGGATTCCCTGCATTCAGCCCGGATGGCAAGCGGATCGTTTTTCTGCGTGGCATCGGAAAAGCTTACCCCGATGTTTGGGTGATAAATTCTGATGGAAGCGGGCTGAAACAGCTGACAAAAACCAAGGAGAATGAACTCCGGCCTGAATTCAATCACGATGGTACTGGTGTGGTTTTCGTTAGGAATGTTTCTCGAAGCTGGAGTAGTGAATATGGTTCACTCCACTCGATCGACCTCACTTCGTTTACAGAGCAGCAGATCTTAGCTAGCGATTATCAGGTCACGCATGCAGTACCGACCTCGCGAGGTTTGTACTTAGTCGCAATGGCTAAGTTTGACGCGACCGGAAAACCAGATCGTGCGGCAAAGGGAAATCAGATCACGCTTGTCAGCCCGACCGGCGAAGTCAGCCCGAAAGCTCCGGTCGCCCTACCTGATGGCAATCCTATTATCACTCGAATTCAGACTACACGTGTCGGCGAATTCAAGATCTACGCCACCGGCGACGGGAAATGGCCCGAGCGTGTCGCATTCCTTATTACCCCAAAAATCGTCGAGAAACTAGAGGATTGCGAATGCTCAATGTCGCCCGATGGTGCAAAGTTGATCACATCGGGTAACGGATCGATGATTAACGTAAAAGGTATTCGAGAAGCACGAGGCGTTACTATCGGAACAAAATAA